A genomic window from Algoriphagus sp. Y33 includes:
- a CDS encoding acyl-CoA dehydrogenase, with protein MHFELTEEQLAVQGAARDFAKNELLPGVIQRDIESRFPAEEIKKMGNLGFMGMMVDPLYGGGGMDTVSYVIAMEELSKIDASASVVMSVNNSLVCWGLEKYASETQKEKYLKPLASGQKLGAFALSEPEAGSDATSQKTEAYRDGGHYVLNGTKNWITNGSKADTYLVFAQTDHSKGHKGISVFIVEKGWEGFTPGHKEDKLGIRASDTTSLMFTDVKVPAENRIGDEGFGFKYAMETLNGGRIGIAAQALGIAAGAYEFALAYSKERKTFGKPISHHQAIQFKLADMATTIEAARLLVYKAAWLKDQGEDYSHASAMAKLYASQVAMEVSIEAVQIHGGYGYVREYHVERLMRDAKITQIYEGTSEIQKIVISRGLLK; from the coding sequence ATGCATTTTGAACTTACAGAGGAGCAGCTCGCCGTGCAGGGAGCAGCGAGAGATTTTGCAAAAAACGAACTGCTCCCCGGAGTAATACAGCGGGACATTGAGTCCCGATTTCCGGCTGAGGAGATCAAAAAAATGGGCAACCTCGGCTTCATGGGAATGATGGTCGATCCCCTCTATGGTGGAGGAGGTATGGATACTGTTTCCTATGTCATTGCGATGGAAGAACTGTCCAAGATCGATGCATCAGCCTCTGTAGTCATGTCAGTGAATAATTCATTGGTTTGCTGGGGGTTGGAAAAGTATGCTTCTGAAACCCAAAAGGAGAAATATCTTAAGCCCCTCGCATCCGGTCAAAAGCTTGGCGCTTTTGCCCTGTCAGAGCCGGAGGCAGGTTCGGATGCGACTTCCCAGAAAACTGAAGCTTACCGAGATGGCGGTCATTACGTATTGAATGGCACCAAAAACTGGATAACCAATGGCTCAAAAGCAGATACTTACCTGGTGTTTGCCCAAACTGACCACAGCAAAGGACACAAAGGCATCTCCGTTTTTATCGTGGAAAAAGGCTGGGAAGGCTTCACTCCCGGGCACAAAGAAGACAAACTGGGAATCAGAGCCTCTGACACTACCTCACTCATGTTTACAGACGTGAAGGTGCCAGCAGAGAATAGAATAGGGGATGAAGGCTTTGGATTCAAATATGCCATGGAAACTTTAAATGGTGGAAGAATCGGCATCGCAGCACAGGCTCTGGGTATTGCAGCCGGAGCGTATGAGTTTGCACTGGCATACTCCAAAGAACGAAAGACTTTTGGCAAACCAATCAGTCATCATCAGGCAATTCAATTCAAACTTGCGGACATGGCCACTACAATTGAAGCTGCCAGACTATTGGTGTACAAAGCTGCCTGGCTGAAAGATCAGGGTGAGGACTATTCCCATGCTTCTGCTATGGCAAAACTATATGCGTCCCAAGTCGCAATGGAAGTAAGTATTGAGGCAGTACAAATACACGGAGGCTACGGATATGTGAGGGAATATCATGTAGAGCGTCTCATGAGAGATGCCAAGATTACCCAGATTTATGAGGGAACATCTGAGATTCAAAAAATAGTCATATCCAGAGGTCTTCTTAAGTAG
- a CDS encoding helix-turn-helix domain-containing protein has product MEYYNKVIESVNVRFIRGNNLRIEKPVSVIDYTESDNTLILLHHGTLKFGDDQELLNEGEVLFLPAEQKTKLTLGSGAKKGEISKEQFQENKKKYLQSISFREIKSTEDDCISVVGFESKVFDVVNFFNSLDIPPFIIRFNDRLATIVEDLMKEVEVSNVGKERALKSNTELLVIELLRHILKNRLFLEELSTNATYFKDPRLIDLFNYIKANLGGDLSNKILAKVANVSEDYVGQYFKMLTGINPQDYIEYQRMEAAVELLRTTKKSIRDIGKEVGYKDTAYFCRRFKMMFGVPAGKMRRRDSLINVN; this is encoded by the coding sequence ATGGAATATTACAACAAGGTTATCGAATCAGTCAATGTAAGGTTTATCCGAGGGAATAATTTGCGGATAGAGAAACCTGTCTCAGTCATTGATTATACCGAATCGGACAATACCCTGATTCTCCTTCATCACGGGACACTCAAGTTCGGCGACGATCAAGAACTTTTAAACGAGGGAGAAGTCCTTTTCCTGCCTGCCGAGCAAAAAACAAAACTCACCTTAGGCAGTGGAGCAAAAAAGGGAGAAATATCCAAAGAACAATTTCAGGAGAATAAGAAAAAGTACCTTCAGAGTATCAGTTTTAGGGAAATAAAGAGCACCGAAGACGATTGCATCTCTGTCGTTGGTTTTGAGTCCAAGGTCTTTGATGTAGTCAACTTTTTTAATTCTCTGGACATTCCCCCTTTTATCATTCGGTTCAACGATAGATTGGCGACGATAGTGGAAGACCTGATGAAAGAAGTGGAAGTGAGCAATGTAGGCAAAGAAAGAGCATTGAAATCCAACACGGAACTGTTGGTCATCGAATTGCTTCGCCATATCCTGAAAAATAGATTGTTCTTGGAGGAACTTTCCACGAATGCCACCTATTTCAAGGATCCGCGTTTGATAGATTTGTTCAATTACATTAAAGCCAATTTGGGTGGAGACCTGTCCAATAAAATTCTGGCTAAGGTAGCCAATGTGTCAGAAGATTACGTGGGGCAGTATTTCAAGATGCTGACTGGAATCAATCCTCAGGACTATATAGAATATCAGCGGATGGAAGCTGCGGTAGAGCTTTTACGAACTACCAAAAAGTCAATTCGTGATATAGGAAAAGAAGTTGGCTACAAGGATACTGCTTATTTCTGCCGTAGGTTCAAGATGATGTTTGGCGTCCCTGCCGGAAAAATGAGAAGGAGAGATTCCTTGATTAACGTCAATTGA
- a CDS encoding geranylgeranylglyceryl/heptaprenylglyceryl phosphate synthase — protein MSGRKGLAWLVDPDKFTNAVFFEEQYAWVKNSDLDLLFVGGSQLSRNNFRQVVLSLKKIAGEIPVVIFPGSQVQLAEEADAILFLSLISGRNPEYLIGHQVLAAPTVKKMKLEVLPTAYMLVSEGEVTSVQYVSKTMPLPNSEPDLAKATALAGLYLGMKFFYMDAGSGAKSPVSAAVIKSVKSVANNPVIVGGGLDSLGKVKTAYESGADLLVIGNAIEKDPGFLAEVLEYKMLLNLSFNVN, from the coding sequence GTGAGCGGTAGAAAAGGGCTTGCATGGCTGGTTGACCCTGACAAATTTACAAATGCAGTCTTTTTCGAAGAGCAATATGCTTGGGTCAAGAATTCTGATCTGGATTTACTATTTGTAGGAGGGAGTCAACTAAGTCGCAATAATTTTAGACAGGTAGTTCTTTCACTTAAAAAAATTGCAGGCGAAATCCCTGTTGTTATTTTTCCCGGTTCTCAGGTGCAACTGGCTGAAGAAGCAGATGCCATTTTATTCCTTTCGCTGATCTCTGGTAGGAACCCCGAATACCTTATCGGCCATCAAGTGCTTGCAGCACCTACCGTGAAGAAAATGAAATTGGAAGTATTACCTACTGCCTACATGCTTGTAAGCGAGGGTGAGGTTACGAGTGTACAATACGTCAGCAAAACAATGCCCTTACCCAATTCGGAACCCGATTTGGCTAAGGCTACTGCACTCGCAGGGCTTTATTTGGGAATGAAATTCTTTTATATGGACGCCGGAAGTGGGGCGAAATCCCCTGTATCTGCTGCGGTGATAAAATCCGTAAAGTCAGTGGCCAATAATCCTGTTATAGTCGGAGGAGGGCTGGACTCTCTGGGCAAAGTAAAAACTGCCTATGAAAGCGGTGCGGATCTATTGGTAATAGGCAATGCGATAGAAAAAGACCCCGGTTTTTTGGCCGAGGTATTGGAATATAAAATGCTATTGAATCTGTCTTTCAACGTCAATTGA
- a CDS encoding phage holin family protein, which produces MLRIGEIIQTVKGIVETKVDLVKLEIQDQVAGILTRMIFLILMGGSLLLVLLFFSLSLAFFLSQYFESPHMGFLLVGLIYLVILVVLFLLRDHDPTEDKVQKGLKGFIFRVRRFKKRKENE; this is translated from the coding sequence ATGCTAAGAATCGGAGAAATAATACAAACTGTCAAAGGGATAGTGGAGACTAAAGTAGATCTAGTCAAACTGGAAATACAGGATCAGGTTGCAGGGATTTTAACCAGGATGATTTTTCTTATTTTGATGGGTGGAAGTCTCCTATTGGTATTGTTGTTCTTTAGCCTTTCACTGGCTTTTTTCCTAAGCCAGTATTTTGAATCTCCACATATGGGTTTCTTGCTAGTTGGGTTAATTTATCTGGTTATACTCGTTGTTTTATTCTTACTGAGAGACCACGACCCTACTGAGGATAAGGTGCAGAAAGGGTTGAAAGGGTTTATTTTTAGGGTAAGAAGGTTCAAAAAACGTAAAGAGAATGAATAA
- a CDS encoding YkgJ family cysteine cluster protein yields the protein MNLAEKSQATQNVFGELESATKQFVSESGLGCVSGCGFCCANPKVPASPLEFLPLAFDLYDKGLAESTLALVESKGEGGSCVMYRPQSEDGKKGFCGNHTKRGMICRLFAASARRTKYGKKDLIICKILKEEKAEEFLLTSDRINKDMEIPLATAFYSRLDEIDQSLCQQFTINEAISFALELVLRYRFYEEQEVDVIA from the coding sequence ATGAATCTCGCTGAAAAATCTCAAGCTACACAGAACGTGTTCGGTGAGCTAGAGTCAGCTACAAAGCAATTTGTATCTGAGAGTGGTTTAGGCTGTGTCTCGGGATGCGGCTTCTGTTGCGCAAACCCTAAAGTACCGGCTTCTCCTTTAGAATTTCTTCCGTTAGCCTTTGACCTCTATGACAAGGGGCTGGCAGAATCCACCTTGGCATTAGTAGAAAGTAAGGGTGAAGGTGGTAGCTGTGTGATGTACAGACCGCAGTCCGAAGACGGTAAGAAGGGGTTTTGTGGAAACCACACCAAAAGAGGAATGATTTGTAGACTGTTTGCTGCCTCAGCCCGTAGAACCAAATATGGCAAAAAAGACCTCATTATTTGCAAAATATTGAAGGAAGAGAAAGCGGAAGAGTTCCTGCTTACCAGCGATCGCATAAATAAAGACATGGAAATTCCGCTTGCAACGGCTTTCTATAGCCGCTTGGACGAAATTGATCAATCTCTTTGCCAGCAATTCACTATAAATGAAGCCATTTCTTTTGCATTGGAACTTGTTTTGAGATATAGATTTTACGAAGAGCAGGAAGTTGATGTGATTGCATGA